One window of Nostoc sp. C052 genomic DNA carries:
- a CDS encoding class I fructose-bisphosphate aldolase translates to MTTTLKEPNSIESLLGKEAEDLLTHKAKVSRDLIHLPGPDFVDRIWLNSDRNPQVLRNLQLLYSTGRLANTGYLSILPVDQGIEHSAGASFAPNPIYFDPENIIKLAIAADCNAVATTLGTLGIVSRKYAHKIPFIAKINHNELLTFPNQFDQVLFADVEQAWNLGAAAVGATIYFGSEHSTRQIHEISQAFKRAHELGLVTILWCYLRNNAFKQDKDYHLASDLTGQANHLGVTIEADIIKQKLPENNNGYGAVAKASGKSYGKTDERVYTELTSDHPIDLTRYQVLNCYSGRVGLINSGGATGKNDFAEAVRTAVINKRAGGSGLISGRKTFQRPFEEGVKLFHTIQDVYLSPDVTIA, encoded by the coding sequence ATGACTACAACGCTCAAAGAGCCTAATTCTATTGAGTCACTGCTAGGTAAAGAGGCTGAAGACCTGCTTACCCACAAAGCAAAAGTTTCTCGTGATTTAATACATTTGCCGGGGCCAGACTTTGTAGATCGAATCTGGCTCAACAGCGATCGCAATCCTCAAGTATTGCGTAATCTCCAGTTACTTTATTCTACTGGTCGTTTGGCAAACACAGGTTATCTCTCGATTCTACCGGTAGATCAAGGGATTGAACACTCAGCCGGTGCGTCTTTTGCGCCCAATCCGATTTACTTCGATCCAGAAAATATTATCAAGCTAGCGATCGCCGCAGATTGCAATGCTGTTGCTACCACTTTGGGGACATTAGGTATAGTTTCGCGCAAATACGCTCACAAAATTCCCTTTATTGCCAAAATCAATCACAACGAATTGCTGACTTTCCCCAATCAATTTGACCAGGTATTGTTTGCTGATGTCGAACAAGCTTGGAATTTAGGGGCGGCGGCAGTAGGTGCGACAATTTACTTTGGTTCAGAGCATTCTACCAGGCAAATTCATGAAATTAGCCAAGCTTTTAAACGCGCCCATGAACTCGGTTTGGTGACTATTTTGTGGTGTTATCTGCGGAATAACGCCTTTAAACAAGATAAAGATTACCACCTTGCATCTGACCTCACCGGACAGGCGAATCATTTGGGTGTAACAATTGAAGCCGATATCATCAAACAAAAGTTACCCGAAAATAACAATGGTTATGGTGCTGTTGCCAAAGCCAGTGGTAAGAGTTACGGCAAAACTGATGAGCGTGTTTACACAGAACTGACAAGCGATCACCCAATTGATTTAACTCGTTACCAAGTACTGAATTGCTACTCTGGGCGTGTAGGGTTGATTAATTCTGGTGGCGCGACTGGTAAAAATGATTTCGCCGAAGCAGTTCGGACTGCTGTAATTAACAAACGTGCTGGTGGTTCAGGATTAATTTCTGGGCGAAAAACCTTCCAACGTCCCTTTGAGGAAGGTGTGAAGCTATTTCATACCATTCAGGATGTTTATTTATCGCCAGATGTGACGATCGCTTAG
- a CDS encoding pyridoxal phosphate-dependent aminotransferase: MESLTSRMQAVQSPIIPVVGELIKNSPGTISLGQGVVSYNPPPEAIEFLAKFLAEPTNNLYKSVEGIPPLLTALAEKLQDFNGIEINDENCIVVTAGSNMGFMNAILAITSPGDEIILNTPYYFNHEMAIAMAGCHPVLVATDENYQLRPDAIAQAITPKTRAVVTISPNNPTGVVYSEAALRQVNQICGDHNIYHISDEAYEYFTYNGIKHISPGSFGNNSEYTISLYSLSKAYGFASWRIGYMVIPKHLLVAVKKVQDTILICPPVISQYAALGALQAKEEYLQSHIGALAQPAVGIAQVRQLVLDSLNRLQGLCSIIPADGAFYFFLKVHTQMDAFELVKRLIQEHKVAVIPGTTFGIDDGCYLRVAYGALQKETAKAGIERLVQGLETIVRS; the protein is encoded by the coding sequence ATGGAATCCCTAACCTCTCGTATGCAAGCGGTACAGTCACCGATTATTCCTGTGGTTGGGGAACTGATTAAAAATTCTCCGGGAACAATCTCTCTAGGACAAGGTGTCGTTTCTTACAACCCACCACCGGAAGCCATAGAATTTTTAGCCAAATTCTTAGCCGAACCAACCAATAATTTATACAAATCAGTTGAGGGAATTCCCCCATTGCTAACAGCGCTTGCAGAAAAATTGCAAGACTTCAACGGCATTGAAATCAACGATGAAAACTGCATCGTTGTGACAGCAGGGAGCAATATGGGATTTATGAATGCCATTCTTGCTATTACTAGCCCAGGCGATGAAATTATTTTGAATACACCCTACTATTTCAACCATGAAATGGCGATCGCAATGGCTGGTTGTCATCCGGTGTTAGTGGCGACGGATGAAAATTACCAATTGCGCCCAGATGCGATCGCTCAAGCAATTACTCCCAAAACACGGGCTGTGGTGACGATTTCACCAAATAACCCGACTGGAGTTGTCTATTCAGAAGCAGCATTACGCCAAGTAAATCAAATTTGTGGCGATCATAATATTTACCACATCAGCGATGAAGCTTATGAATACTTTACCTATAACGGAATAAAACACATTTCACCTGGCTCATTTGGTAATAATAGCGAGTACACCATTTCTCTCTATAGCCTTTCCAAAGCATACGGTTTTGCTAGTTGGCGCATTGGGTATATGGTGATTCCCAAACACTTGCTTGTCGCTGTTAAAAAAGTCCAGGATACAATTTTGATTTGTCCGCCAGTCATTTCTCAATATGCAGCTTTAGGAGCATTGCAGGCAAAAGAGGAGTATTTGCAGAGTCATATAGGAGCGTTGGCGCAGCCCGCCGTAGGCATCGCTCAAGTACGCCAACTAGTATTAGACTCCCTTAATCGCCTACAAGGCTTGTGTAGCATTATCCCCGCCGATGGCGCTTTCTATTTTTTCCTCAAAGTTCATACCCAAATGGATGCTTTTGAGTTAGTTAAAAGACTAATCCAGGAACATAAAGTAGCAGTTATTCCAGGTACAACCTTTGGCATAGATGACGGATGCTACCTACGCGTTGCTTATGGGGCGCTGCAAAAAGAGACGGCAAAAGCAGGTATAGAAAGATTAGTGCAAGGTTTGGAAACTATAGTTAGGAGTTAG
- a CDS encoding secondary thiamine-phosphate synthase enzyme YjbQ: MPIINKLIEIETEPKINIHNITPQIQDFIASTSIKNGQVLVFSQHTTTALAINENEVRLLEDVKVFLQKLAPESDSYLHNDLHLRDVPENEPINAHSHLMAMMLTTSEIIPIVDGKLVLGTWQSILFFELDGPRKRAIFVQISGE, translated from the coding sequence ATGCCGATTATTAATAAGTTAATTGAAATTGAAACTGAGCCAAAAATTAATATTCATAATATCACCCCACAAATTCAAGATTTTATTGCCTCAACATCAATTAAAAATGGACAAGTTTTAGTATTTTCTCAACACACAACAACAGCATTAGCTATCAACGAAAATGAAGTCAGATTATTAGAAGATGTCAAAGTGTTCTTGCAAAAACTAGCACCTGAGTCAGACAGCTATTTGCATAATGATTTGCATTTAAGAGATGTTCCAGAAAATGAGCCGATAAATGCTCACTCTCATTTAATGGCAATGATGCTGACCACGAGTGAGATAATTCCCATTGTGGATGGTAAATTAGTATTAGGAACTTGGCAATCTATTTTGTTTTTTGAGTTAGACGGCCCGCGTAAAAGAGCGATATTTGTGCAAATTTCTGGCGAATAA
- a CDS encoding aromatic ring-hydroxylating dioxygenase subunit alpha has translation MKNNDNFVLRNTWYYALPSNQIKPGMMISRIFLGEPVLLIRSQDSKVSAMRDICPHRGVPLSCGRFNGQEVECCYHGWRFNEGGRCTTIPSLVEEQQMDLSRFDVQSYAVREAQGNIWIYIADPDNPQPASEKEIPVIPGFDEPPQFVKVVKFPCFVDHAVVGLMDPAHSPYVHRAWWWRNEQLHEEVKQFDASPYGFTMRRHRLPANGGRLYWLIGGGVPETEISFRLPGVRIEETTIANHRVVNVTAVTPISDTETEVTFALYWTLPWVGFFKPLVHLLARTFIDQDRTIVAKQQIGLKYNPVLRLIKDSDVQAQWYYQLKREYARSVAEGREFVNPVKGQILRWRA, from the coding sequence ATGAAAAATAACGATAATTTTGTATTACGTAATACTTGGTACTACGCTTTGCCTAGCAATCAAATCAAGCCAGGTATGATGATCAGCCGCATTTTCTTGGGAGAACCAGTACTGCTAATCCGTAGTCAGGATAGCAAAGTCTCGGCGATGCGGGATATTTGCCCCCATCGTGGTGTGCCCTTGAGTTGCGGTAGATTCAATGGGCAGGAAGTGGAATGCTGTTACCACGGTTGGCGCTTTAACGAGGGTGGACGCTGCACTACAATACCATCTCTTGTAGAAGAACAGCAGATGGATTTGAGTCGCTTCGATGTACAGTCTTATGCAGTTCGCGAAGCTCAAGGAAATATCTGGATATATATCGCCGATCCAGATAACCCTCAACCTGCTTCCGAGAAGGAAATTCCGGTGATTCCAGGGTTTGATGAGCCGCCCCAGTTCGTAAAAGTCGTGAAATTCCCCTGTTTTGTGGATCATGCAGTGGTAGGTTTGATGGACCCAGCTCATTCACCTTATGTTCATCGCGCTTGGTGGTGGCGAAATGAGCAATTACATGAAGAAGTAAAGCAGTTTGATGCTTCACCCTATGGCTTTACGATGCGACGACACCGATTACCAGCGAATGGGGGTCGTTTATACTGGTTGATTGGCGGTGGTGTACCAGAAACGGAGATTTCTTTTCGTTTACCTGGAGTCAGAATCGAAGAAACAACAATTGCCAATCATCGAGTCGTTAATGTAACGGCTGTTACACCGATTTCAGATACAGAAACAGAAGTAACTTTTGCTCTTTACTGGACACTCCCTTGGGTAGGATTTTTCAAGCCACTAGTACATCTGCTAGCGCGGACTTTTATCGACCAAGACCGAACAATTGTGGCAAAACAGCAGATTGGCCTCAAGTATAATCCTGTGCTGCGACTAATTAAAGACTCAGATGTCCAGGCGCAGTGGTACTACCAATTGAAGCGGGAGTATGCTCGTTCTGTTGCTGAAGGACGAGAATTTGTGAATCCTGTTAAGGGTCAAATACTGCGCTGGCGTGCTTAA
- a CDS encoding SDR family oxidoreductase, with protein MTSESYIFLAGASRGVGREIAQYLRAQQLKVKALVRTAAVAAELEKIGIQVVQGDALNVEDVERAMLTDEPIHTVISTIGGLPSDIERPDYPGNKNLIDAAVTAGVQKFILVSSIGAGNSVVAVSPQVLAVLGKVLVEKDKAEQHLIASGLTYTIIRPGGLKSEPATGNGVLTEDPHIIGSINRADVAQLVVRSLNSDRANNKILSAVDRNMLFGPREFAEFTLE; from the coding sequence ATGACAAGTGAATCTTATATTTTTCTAGCTGGAGCAAGTCGTGGTGTTGGTCGAGAAATTGCCCAATATCTGAGAGCGCAACAGCTAAAGGTTAAAGCACTGGTGAGAACAGCAGCAGTTGCAGCTGAACTAGAAAAAATCGGTATTCAGGTAGTTCAGGGAGATGCCTTGAATGTTGAGGATGTAGAACGCGCAATGCTGACAGATGAACCTATCCATACCGTTATTAGTACCATTGGCGGTTTACCATCAGACATAGAAAGACCGGATTACCCAGGGAATAAAAATCTGATCGATGCAGCAGTTACAGCTGGAGTGCAAAAGTTTATTCTTGTGTCTTCCATTGGTGCTGGCAATAGTGTTGTTGCTGTATCACCCCAAGTTTTAGCCGTACTCGGAAAAGTTTTAGTTGAGAAAGACAAAGCAGAACAACACTTAATCGCCAGTGGACTCACCTATACAATCATCCGTCCTGGTGGACTAAAGTCAGAACCAGCAACGGGTAATGGTGTTTTGACTGAAGATCCGCACATTATTGGTAGCATTAATCGTGCAGATGTCGCGCAGTTAGTTGTCCGTTCTTTAAATAGCGATCGCGCCAATAATAAAATTTTGTCAGCCGTAGACCGAAATATGCTGTTTGGACCAAGAGAATTTGCAGAATTTACCTTGGAGTAA
- a CDS encoding dienelactone hydrolase, with translation MTVRAFFQAAKIGGFQSPYDTIHLKVFYPAQISMGKVERNRASMPVDLEKAPFPVVIFFNGFNCDAQQYQWLAVKLAERGLVVILFNWIAENIPGIISLTPGVDFEKLKPTIYRTLPTAPALPTLLAKVEQLQSEGILAGMLDLQRIILGGHSAGGRVAIENADPHFFPQVAASFGYGLHTMATLSLGYEAATTLPLPDSLPLLLMGGTCDGVIANNSDRYGVSSGNATTSVIRTFQEAIAGGRNDSYLLLLEGANHFSIVDRLDSTLDVTLLDFPATQPQETFRLLMGEIISLFIDTHVRHQSEASQLLEQLLSAANPLIKSFERK, from the coding sequence ATGACAGTTCGTGCTTTTTTCCAAGCTGCTAAAATTGGGGGTTTCCAGTCTCCTTACGATACCATTCACCTGAAAGTTTTCTATCCAGCACAGATATCGATGGGTAAGGTAGAAAGAAATAGGGCAAGTATGCCAGTTGATTTAGAAAAGGCACCTTTTCCAGTAGTGATTTTCTTCAACGGTTTTAACTGTGATGCTCAACAATATCAATGGTTGGCGGTTAAACTTGCTGAACGTGGACTAGTGGTGATTCTCTTTAACTGGATTGCAGAAAATATACCAGGAATAATTAGTTTGACTCCAGGGGTTGATTTTGAAAAGCTGAAACCAACAATTTATCGTACTCTTCCCACTGCTCCGGCTTTGCCAACACTGCTAGCAAAAGTGGAACAGTTACAGTCTGAGGGTATTTTAGCTGGAATGCTCGATCTGCAAAGAATAATTTTAGGTGGACATTCCGCAGGTGGTAGAGTAGCTATCGAAAATGCCGATCCCCACTTTTTCCCTCAAGTTGCAGCATCTTTTGGTTATGGTTTACACACTATGGCAACGTTATCATTGGGGTACGAGGCAGCAACTACCTTACCCTTACCAGACTCCCTACCACTTCTACTGATGGGAGGAACTTGTGATGGAGTAATTGCTAACAACAGCGATCGCTATGGTGTAAGCTCTGGAAATGCTACCACCTCAGTCATCCGTACATTCCAAGAAGCAATTGCTGGAGGACGCAATGACAGCTATCTACTACTTTTGGAGGGAGCAAATCATTTTTCGATAGTTGATCGGTTAGATTCCACTCTAGATGTAACCTTGTTGGACTTTCCCGCCACCCAACCTCAAGAAACCTTCCGTTTGCTGATGGGTGAAATCATTAGTTTATTTATTGACACTCACGTTCGTCACCAATCAGAAGCATCTCAGCTGCTTGAGCAATTATTAAGTGCTGCCAATCCTCTGATAAAATCCTTTGAGCGTAAGTAG
- a CDS encoding WD40 repeat domain-containing protein, translating into MQQFAAGMQMDWISLLKAQQTDFLQRVKKPKTYDLSLLESQVKGCHTEVMAFWGEPLARLQELSRQQAEVLAKNPPPTPPEYPEPPDWTIPFPKYFQQQAQDYLLREYIVDRVITERLGKLVKKVSQDTLQNMILDDEGNLCGESKFPYVLKDHPQLSIQVYVADGESFNGIKKDKIRWSITQEDLENHQVLIFLCLFYPSTGNLGYERQSIITGFLPTNQLEFAEPKLYVTPSNLLYAGGLSWYLESLTGKKNASPVIHERAIADTIQTLPSEHCLKDIVGDWECWQTLQGHTRGINCLAFSSGCNNGKALPILASGSRGETKLWDLSKGELIETLSEYPWVLSGLVDEVNSLAFSSDGQTLVSCGADSTIKLWHVGALDLIDILHKHNGVVRCAAFTPDGRMLATGGDDRKILFWDLMQRQVAIALSLDDTAAHSLVLSRDGETLVTGSYRKIKVWRTLPQTGIKSLKDAQPLHTLMGHAHIVRSLAISADAKLLVSGSWDQTIKIWQLETGELLHTLKGHRDRVYAIALSPDGQIIASGSADKTIKLWHLQTGELLGTFTGHGNIVTALAFTASGEMLVSGSLDKTIKIWQRS; encoded by the coding sequence ATGCAACAGTTTGCCGCAGGAATGCAGATGGATTGGATTAGCTTACTCAAAGCTCAACAAACAGACTTTCTTCAACGTGTGAAAAAACCTAAAACTTACGACTTATCTTTGCTAGAAAGTCAAGTTAAAGGTTGTCACACTGAAGTTATGGCCTTTTGGGGTGAGCCATTGGCTAGACTCCAAGAACTTTCTCGCCAACAAGCAGAAGTTCTCGCCAAAAATCCGCCGCCAACGCCACCTGAATATCCTGAGCCTCCTGACTGGACGATACCTTTCCCGAAATACTTCCAACAACAAGCCCAAGATTATCTTTTACGGGAGTATATTGTTGACCGAGTAATAACTGAACGGTTGGGAAAATTGGTAAAAAAGGTGTCACAAGATACCTTACAAAATATGATTTTAGATGATGAAGGAAATTTGTGTGGCGAAAGTAAATTTCCTTATGTACTTAAAGATCATCCTCAGCTAAGTATTCAAGTTTACGTTGCTGATGGAGAAAGTTTTAATGGTATTAAGAAAGACAAAATTAGGTGGTCGATTACTCAAGAAGATTTGGAAAATCATCAAGTATTAATTTTTCTATGTTTATTTTATCCATCTACAGGTAATTTAGGTTACGAGAGGCAAAGCATAATAACAGGCTTTTTACCGACAAATCAACTTGAATTTGCTGAACCAAAACTGTATGTAACTCCAAGTAACTTGTTGTATGCAGGGGGATTGAGTTGGTACTTAGAATCACTTACTGGCAAAAAAAATGCGTCGCCAGTAATTCATGAGAGAGCGATCGCAGATACAATACAAACTCTACCATCAGAGCATTGCCTCAAGGATATAGTTGGCGACTGGGAATGCTGGCAGACTTTGCAAGGACACACCAGAGGAATTAATTGTCTAGCTTTCAGTTCTGGATGTAACAATGGCAAAGCTTTACCCATTTTGGCAAGTGGTAGCCGTGGCGAGACAAAACTCTGGGATTTAAGCAAGGGTGAATTAATAGAGACATTATCAGAGTATCCTTGGGTACTATCTGGGCTGGTGGATGAAGTGAATTCCCTAGCTTTTAGTTCAGATGGACAGACTTTAGTGAGTTGCGGTGCAGATTCCACAATTAAGCTTTGGCACGTAGGTGCTTTAGACTTGATAGATATTTTGCACAAACACAATGGGGTAGTGCGGTGTGCTGCCTTTACCCCCGATGGCAGAATGCTAGCGACAGGCGGAGATGACAGAAAAATTCTATTTTGGGATTTGATGCAACGTCAGGTAGCGATCGCACTTTCTTTAGATGATACAGCTGCTCATTCCCTGGTTTTGAGTCGAGACGGGGAAACTCTGGTTACAGGTAGCTACCGCAAAATCAAAGTTTGGCGCACTTTACCCCAAACTGGGATCAAAAGTTTAAAAGATGCACAACCACTGCATACCCTCATGGGTCATGCTCATATCGTGCGTTCCTTAGCAATCAGTGCAGATGCTAAACTACTCGTGAGTGGTAGCTGGGATCAAACAATTAAAATTTGGCAATTGGAGACTGGAGAATTACTTCATACTCTTAAAGGACATAGAGATAGAGTATATGCGATCGCTTTAAGTCCCGATGGACAAATTATCGCCAGTGGTAGTGCTGATAAAACCATCAAATTGTGGCATCTCCAAACTGGAGAATTGCTGGGTACATTTACAGGTCATGGGAATATAGTCACAGCATTAGCCTTCACAGCTTCCGGTGAGATGTTAGTTAGCGGGAGTTTGGATAAGACAATTAAGATTTGGCAACGGAGTTAA
- a CDS encoding 2OG-Fe dioxygenase family protein: MQEVWTSTELEYAFLFTLRKVNSINPEGFKSFFSNMPIDPYIKGNYRSRRLSRFIVSGNQLIKLPHGYLYQSKEYNPLVGDIKREFAELDDALIELGIFRNLVLAFSDSCKLHPEAEIGVHQIRTICSADNLGNPAPEGIHQDGTDFIGIFSVDRDNIQGGETHLYTAKREKPVFSKVLNPGELLLVNDHDFFHFTTPIKPQIDAQGSRDVFVLTSPSLLSE, from the coding sequence ATGCAAGAGGTGTGGACATCAACGGAATTAGAATATGCTTTTTTGTTTACCCTAAGAAAAGTAAATTCGATCAATCCAGAAGGTTTCAAGTCATTTTTTAGTAACATGCCTATTGACCCTTATATCAAAGGCAATTATCGTTCTAGAAGATTATCTCGGTTCATAGTCTCTGGAAATCAGTTAATCAAATTACCTCATGGCTACCTTTATCAAAGTAAAGAATATAATCCATTAGTAGGTGACATAAAAAGAGAGTTTGCAGAATTAGACGATGCACTCATAGAACTTGGTATTTTTAGAAATCTTGTCTTGGCATTTAGTGATTCTTGTAAACTTCATCCAGAAGCGGAAATCGGAGTTCATCAAATTAGAACTATTTGTTCGGCAGATAATTTGGGTAATCCTGCACCTGAAGGTATCCATCAAGATGGTACTGATTTTATTGGTATATTTTCAGTAGATAGAGATAATATTCAAGGTGGAGAAACACATCTGTATACTGCCAAAAGAGAAAAGCCTGTGTTTAGCAAAGTTCTAAATCCGGGAGAACTCTTATTAGTCAACGATCATGATTTTTTCCATTTTACTACTCCGATAAAACCACAGATTGATGCTCAAGGAAGTAGGGATGTTTTTGTACTGACTTCTCCTAGCTTACTTTCGGAATAA
- a CDS encoding tetratricopeptide repeat protein: MNDEFYNRGLEKARRKDYAGAIEEFNHALQLTPYFIEAYLQRGLAHYDSGAILKAVSDYTEALKLNPESVEAYYCRGLARVALKNLPGALEDVERAIRLNLNYAAAYNLRGMVRRKQGYIQDAIANFKKAAQLYLEQQDKENCRRCLEQIKQLQPKELPALEQSHSTNAPILSTNDYFTQLLEKAEKGDTQEALADLNWVLKADPQDAQAYCCRGVVRCKMGNYREAIADFNQALRLDFQDAIVYRNRGKARSILGDHQGAIADLNQALQIQPEDALVYIARGNAYRTTGNYLGAIQDYTQALQINPDDAQAYYNRGIAYTCLEEIQKAVEDYQRAASIFCEQEDWGNYQQVLSSLEKIQKFSPESKKQKYNLLRQRILRMVGGYWEIAERLIQQKQNYHPGMSDEWYLQKVIDDLERDRGR, from the coding sequence ATGAATGACGAATTCTACAATAGAGGATTGGAAAAGGCTAGGCGAAAAGACTACGCTGGAGCAATTGAAGAGTTTAACCATGCTTTACAACTGACACCTTACTTTATCGAAGCTTACTTGCAACGGGGTTTGGCACATTATGACTCAGGAGCAATCCTGAAGGCTGTTTCAGATTATACCGAAGCCTTGAAGCTGAATCCTGAGAGTGTAGAGGCATATTATTGTCGGGGATTAGCAAGAGTGGCGCTGAAAAATTTGCCGGGGGCGTTGGAAGATGTGGAACGCGCTATTCGTCTCAATCTCAATTATGCTGCTGCTTATAATCTGCGGGGGATGGTACGGCGCAAACAGGGTTATATTCAAGATGCGATCGCTAACTTTAAAAAAGCTGCACAACTATATCTAGAGCAACAAGACAAAGAGAATTGTCGTCGGTGTCTGGAACAAATTAAACAGCTACAACCCAAAGAATTACCAGCCCTTGAGCAATCGCATTCTACAAATGCGCCAATCTTATCCACCAATGATTATTTCACGCAACTATTAGAAAAGGCTGAAAAAGGAGATACCCAAGAGGCACTCGCCGATTTAAATTGGGTATTAAAAGCCGATCCGCAAGACGCCCAAGCTTACTGCTGTCGTGGGGTTGTGCGTTGTAAAATGGGTAATTATCGAGAAGCGATCGCAGATTTTAATCAAGCATTGCGGCTAGACTTTCAAGATGCCATTGTCTATCGTAACCGAGGTAAAGCACGTTCTATATTGGGAGATCATCAAGGAGCGATCGCAGACCTTAACCAAGCACTCCAGATACAGCCTGAAGATGCCTTAGTCTATATTGCCAGAGGTAATGCCTATCGAACAACAGGCAATTATCTTGGTGCAATTCAAGATTACACCCAAGCACTGCAAATTAATCCCGATGATGCTCAAGCTTACTACAATCGCGGCATTGCCTATACTTGCTTAGAAGAAATACAAAAAGCCGTGGAAGATTATCAACGAGCGGCGAGTATCTTTTGTGAACAAGAAGACTGGGGAAATTATCAACAAGTCTTAAGTAGCCTGGAAAAGATCCAAAAATTTAGTCCAGAATCGAAAAAGCAAAAGTATAACCTGCTACGTCAGCGAATTTTGCGAATGGTTGGAGGATACTGGGAAATTGCCGAACGATTGATTCAGCAAAAGCAAAATTACCATCCTGGGATGTCAGACGAGTGGTATTTGCAAAAAGTGATTGATGATTTAGAACGCGATCGCGGTAGATAA
- a CDS encoding DUF4114 domain-containing protein, with translation MKPIFITALIAATATLTGLISKVETASAADFSWNSSWTQPTVYSKSQTGFNDAPFQQFVQAESVALPNSGQFKLDPSKLNLKYDHDVSVYFINEGAGYRNQLAFDAAGTTNKSGLLFNDISCEGDGCVGGWGGNALKLGDGVNIGNITAGSQLDFWLRADGLNRGTSANIFGTNTASNADGLQHAVAYAYNNYILLAFEDLYGDLYASGVDSKTGKWNEGSDRDFNDVVVVLDIGEANVKALIGASVPEPSVTLSIFAVGAVGMFGLRRRRQTRTSN, from the coding sequence ATGAAACCGATTTTTATCACTGCTTTAATTGCCGCTACAGCTACCTTAACTGGATTAATTTCTAAAGTAGAAACTGCATCTGCTGCTGATTTTAGTTGGAATAGTTCTTGGACTCAACCAACGGTATATAGTAAGTCTCAAACTGGTTTTAACGACGCTCCTTTCCAACAATTTGTCCAAGCAGAAAGCGTTGCCTTGCCAAATAGCGGACAATTTAAATTAGACCCTAGTAAATTAAACCTAAAATACGACCACGACGTTTCTGTTTACTTTATCAATGAAGGCGCTGGTTATAGAAACCAGCTAGCCTTCGATGCCGCAGGAACTACTAATAAGTCTGGGCTACTTTTTAATGATATTTCTTGTGAAGGAGACGGGTGTGTTGGTGGCTGGGGTGGTAATGCACTAAAACTGGGTGATGGGGTCAATATTGGTAATATTACCGCAGGTAGTCAACTTGACTTCTGGTTGAGAGCTGATGGTTTGAACCGTGGTACTTCTGCCAACATCTTTGGTACTAACACTGCCTCTAACGCTGATGGACTACAGCACGCAGTTGCTTACGCTTACAATAACTACATCCTCCTGGCATTTGAGGATTTATACGGTGATTTATACGCTTCTGGGGTAGATTCTAAAACTGGTAAGTGGAACGAGGGTTCTGACCGTGACTTTAACGATGTTGTCGTTGTTCTTGATATCGGCGAGGCAAATGTTAAAGCGTTAATTGGTGCTAGTGTTCCTGAACCATCTGTTACTCTGTCAATTTTTGCGGTGGGAGCAGTTGGGATGTTTGGATTGCGCCGCCGCCGTCAAACTCGCACTTCTAACTAA